The genomic segment CAGGACTTGGGTCTGAGTTTGGCATCCATGGTctgaaactgagagagagatataatAACTCTGTTACTCACATCAATTTCCAAACCAACCCATCTACAATCTGATaattataatttaaaaaaggTACATAACAGAATAACTGAGAAAATACCTTCTTTTTCTGGTTATTCTATTgtgttatctatctatctatctagttaattaattaaaaaaaactaacaaagaaacaaacaaactagctaactaactgtTTAGACCTTTACTCAATTCCAGTCCTTGAGGTCTGGAGTCCTGCaggtttttttccctccctgacAGTTAATGAGCCACAGCTGTCTGTATCTACCTGAcaccaggtgtggctcattaaGTAGCTAACGAGCCTCTCTAACTGTTTAACAAACtagctcgctagctagctagctaactaattaTAGTAACTATCTTACCCTTACCTTTCCTGGATGCAGTGACAGGTCAGATGAGCCAAACCTGCGATCACCTTGCAGTTCAGCAGTGAGGTCATAAAGAGGCTCTTATGACTCTGACTCCACTgactctgagaaaaaaaaactgccctgtttttctgaattaacgagataattatctcagaaaaacagcagaattttttttttttaatgctgtttttctgaattaacgaggtaattatcttgttaattcagaaaaacagagcagaatatttttttttccatgaaaacttttctcagaattctgagataattatctcgttaattcagaaaaacagagcatttaaataaaatagtaataataattctgctctgtttttctgagataattatcacgttaattcagaaaaacacggcaattttttttttctcaggtgaatgcattacgcttccgtaaAAACCgacatgaaaaccagaatataaactcaccaagatcagatgcaagtttgtagcgttcagacttgtacttcccattaatttgaatgagccacgaaaatagatCCAACAACAGCTCCTGCTAGTGTGATCTTCAACGGACTGTTGGtccaacattttagaacatcatttcaccaaatagcatttttattgattgaagagaacatagcggagggataccatttaggagagatagttcctgtttgggagacggGATCTactttaaatactaattttagtagaaaccaagaataaaaatgcaaactGAGGACGGACCCGGGATGATTTAtcgtcttaaaagcaggatctattgttgaatctgttcaccaacgtgttaaatgtcagttttcaggctatttttgtggcctcattcaaatgaatgggaagtaaaaatccaaacactacaaacttgtctagctgcatctgatcttggtgagtagtttatattctggttttcataaccctcatgttaaaactaagtggaatattacTTCAGTTGTCAGTTGACCTGCTACACTGCTGTGTTGCGTTGCGGCCGATGGCAGCAACCGCAGAGTCAGCCTCAAGATTAACTTAGATCCAATTCCTGTTGGCTGGTGATAGCGTTCATTCCATTTTGTGAATGGGAAAAATTAACAAGACGACAACACATTATTTCTAGTGGCATACAATACAATTATTTAAAAGCTACTGCcggtagaatttgaaacttgttgACTTTGGCAACCCCCTGAGTCTCTTAGTGGTAGTATTTTACGACAGCTGTCacagagaccccccccccccacacacacacacacacacacagactgcagagagaggacAAGTAGGCCTATACCATACAGAAGGGGTGACGTGAAATTGTTATAATGCAAAGTGAATAACTGAACTGCAACAAACTCATGTAAGGAGGCACAAGATGTGTTCATCCGGAGCCAAATTCATCAGTGATGTTGCTCGCCTGGCGTTGGGTATAGCTTCGCAACTATGTTGGCTAAACTATgtgtaacaaaaaaatatttttacacatacacatttacataaAGATGAGGTTTAGTCTACTTTATGCAAATTGGGGGCGTCTGACGTGACTTGCTCCCTCTCCAAACTCCCAACCGTCGtgaacaaacatttaaactggCCGTTGCAGATCTAAAATTAATCAAGATTCAGCAGCTGCTTGGCCAATTTCTCACCCCAGATATTTTCAGAAACAGTATGAAAACTGTCCAATGACGCCCCTATGGAAACTAACCATGACGGCGTAGTGACACACCTCCTCTGTGTAGCTTGTATCCCAGTCGGTCACACATTGAAGTTTGCAAGTCATTTATTCTGCCAGTAggatgagataattccactttttCAACACAATTTCACCTGCTTCAGGAATTTTCAAttgtcaatatgttgaaacaggGGAGAATAAGGCTGTTACTATGTGTTAGTATGTGTTACTATGACAACAGAGTAATCAGATtataaacactgaaacacattttgtggaGGAAAAggtgtttttattattcaatCACAGACAAATTAGATAAAAGCATTATTTTACTGATCAGgaaataattgattgattgattaagaCGGCAAATTAGCTTCTGGTCATCCAAAAGAAACTTAAAGTAACTGACTTTACTTGAGTAATCTAGTGGATTAAAGTATTGATTACAATTTAAGCAACTTCGTGCAGGTAGTTCACAATTTTTAACAGATTTGGGAGGTAATTAACCCGGTCCAAATGAAGGAAATGTCAATGAAAACTGAGGTTGTTTTTCGCATGCAGTCAGTCTGGAGACAGCATTAACAAAGATAATGAAGTCACTCCTGGTGTGCTATCCAGgtgagagaaaatgtgttttggggAGGTTTTCCTGCAGACGGCCGGCTGCTCAGTCACACTGGCTGAAGAAGTTCCTCCTCGGGAAACAGCGTTGCGATTGCAGAAATCTCCTGTtggataaaaaagaaaaaaaaaacgagtttGTCAGTGAGTATTCTTCTCATTTTTACACCTGCATGATTAACTGTCCTCAAATGACacacattttcagattttctaATATTTCAAATGTAGTAGGCTAATCcaaatttaaagtggtaattctcaagattcttttttttatttcattttatttcattttgtgactcattgctgtggtttttgtttttatttagtctccatctttgttgctcagctctcatcactgtggtgtttctgcaccgctcttcccacagatcacctgtcaatcaaacagtgtgggcggagcttggattttctgttgatgcagtttgagtttctcttttctctgtctgttcagccatggtggctatcgctgctcatgctaactacccagttcttcttcttctgtttattccaaacaaaccggaaacgtaaaacacatcacttcctgtgtggcagaggatttttcccaggaaagagctaccagacaccggctgtttagaacagacagtggagaagcttcATCAACTGGATAAAGGTTGAATCAAGTGAAGATACTCTGGATGAGagtatcagctaaatgcctaaaatctaAATACCTGAAGATAcataaatattgtaatattatcATGTTGACTGATCAGTGGTTTTCTTCATTCAAACTACAGTAGGGCCCTACTAAACATTGCTGTACTGTACTTACACCCAGGCATGAGACTTCACAAAGCAAGCGATGTCATCCGTGATGTCATCATCGGCGAAGGcttgagggggagaaagaagggaggaaaaggaagagtcataaaaacacaaaacatggtTGGTTGGCTGAAAATGTTatcacatctttattttatttttctttattaggCTTAGAAAAGGAGCAACAACGTGTTTGGCTTGTTGCCTCCTCGCTTGTTGCTTCTTTTTCGAAACGCGTTGTTTGCTCCTTTTCTAAGCCTATTTGCAAATgctgtgagaaaaataaaaataaagatgtgatttCATTTTTAGCAAATCTTCACAATGTGCAGTTGGTTAATTTCTTTATATAACATTTAAATCACTTGGTACAttacaccaccagtcaaaagttgacacgtgattgaatgttctatgtttttcattctcttaaagtcaTCTAGTGATCTAAagtcttctgcttaaatgcttgaaattagtttcttagacaaatataaatagtgaagttgatcctatgtatgaatttctttccaaagcctttgcctttccatcaaggcaaagggcggctactttaaagaatctaaaatataagatagttttgatttgtttaacactttttggggttataattccatttgtgttatttcatagttttgatgtctttactgttattctaatatgtggaaaatagtaaaaataaagaaaaatgttgtgTCCAAAATTTTGACTGGTAGAGTATGTTGTAAGTATTTACTGGCAGTTATTTTCTCTATGaatctgcaggtgtgtgtgtggactcacCGCTGCACTCCTTGTGACAGACGTTCCTGGACCAGCGGTAGCCTGAATCGCAGAAGTGGTTGTCGTTCAGCTGGAACAGGCCGTAAAAGCCGAGGGAAAAAGGCCTTCTGCCTCTGTACCACCAGGCCaatctcttcctcctgctgctgccttcCTCAGGttcctcctgcacctcctctTCCATCTCACCATCATTCTCCTCCTTTTCAGCTGTggtgtcttcctcctcctcccaagTCTCGTTCTCgtcctctttttcctccatctccttgACGTGTTCCTCGTCTATCATTACCTCCAGGTCTTCTTCCATTTCGCTTTGGTCCTCTTCGTCATCATTGGCCGCTCGCTTCTGTCTCCTCGGGGTGCTGTTTCCGGTCCTTGGTAGGCCGGTTGGTCGTGTCGTCGGTCGTGTCGTGACCCCTGGTGACGGTTCCGCCGTTGTTGGTTCCGCCGTTGTTGGTTCCGCCATTGTTGGTTCTGCCATTGTTGGTTCCGCCGTTGTTGGTTCCGTTGGTGTTGGTTCCGCCGTTGTTGGTTCCGTTGTTGTTGGCTCCGCCGTTGTTGGTTCCGTTGTTGTTGGTTCCGCCGTTGTTGGCTCCGCCGTTGTTGGTTCCGTTGTTGTTGGCTCCGCCGTTGTTGGTTCCGTTGTTGTTGGTTCCGCCGTTGTTGGCTCCGCCGTTGGTTCAGTTGTTGTTGGCTCCGCCGTTGTTGGTTCCATTGTTGTTGGCTCCGCCGTTGTTGGTTCCGTTGTTGTTGGCTCCGCCGTTGTTGGTTCCGCCGTTGTTGGTTCCGTTGTTGTTGGTTCCGCCGTTGTTGGTTCCATTGTTGTTGGTTCCGCCGTTGTTGGTTCCGTTGTTGTTGGTTCCACCGTTGTTGGCTCCGCCGTTGTTGGTTCCACCGTTGTTGGCTCCGCCGTTGTTGGTTCCATTGTTGTTGGCTCCGCCGTTGTTGGCTCCGCCGTTGTTGTCTTCAGAGGTCTGCGTTTGCCGAAGACTCTCACCAGGCCAGTGTTGCGGTGGCTTCTCCACTCCACTTCACAGATAACTACAGCAAACCGTGCGGCATGCAGACGGCGGGGAGGGAACAAGGaataagaaagaagaagaagaagaagataggGTACTCAGTTAGAGACGGTACAGAAGAGAGTTTCCTGTCTGATCTCTATTGATCTCCAGCTAGGCTTCCTTCAGATCAGTTCAGGAGTAGAAATGGATTTATAAGGTAATCTTTTGAGTCTACAACACTTAAACAGTTGATGGTATTTTCTTGCAAAGTCTAACAAGAATAAGAGACATAATGCGTTCAATTCATAATCTAAAATTAGAAGTTTGAGTTTGAAGAggccctattataggaattctaATTATATCCCCAAAATGAGTTTcggggatattatggattcaccccatATACACGTCCGCCGCAGATCCTTCGTGTGAACGCGATAACGTTTTTctaagaatcttttcaaatttggcatGGACATTGATGAtccctagaggaagaactctattgattttgatatgtttatgattataatcggcctgatggtggcgctataattaaaggtcaaaaataaaaagtttaaagtgctgtatctcccacaccaTTTGTtcgatttacatgaaacttggtacacatgtccacctaaccgtactctacaaatttgccataCGGACCCTCAAGGTTCACTTGgaaaatttttgagatattttgaattatttgaaaaatacatttttaacatctcctcctacaccgtttgaccgattaccaccaaaatcggtcagtagcatctatggtcctACGCTCTTTCAATTTTGTTCATAGATTGTTGAtactactgtagttttgaagatattaactcttaaagttgtgaaggaggcgtggcctataagctaaattgttataactttgtgatagatgatacaatcatcatgaaacttggacaacctgttcacatataatgaatgaacacgtgtgcaaagccattcaaagattgaccaatagggggcgccacaaaggccagaaaactgtatctctTAATGCAATAGGTGAAATTGCACGAAATTCggtacacatgctctaggaccatgtcctagtcaaaatctgaagtttggtcgtcattagtgaaagtgggcgtggcctatcacattttggcttataactcaaacagaatttcaccaatcgctatgaaacttggcaatcatgttccaacctttatgtgaaacatgcacaccaatttccatacagatccgaccagattttgcccaacagcagcattttgaatgTACAGCTAgacacagtaaagccaatacgaagttggatattgaACCTTTTAACTTCCTATCACATtgttcagtatcagaacttgatagcttGGGACCTGACAGCtcagatgtttaatgaagacattgttaaaatttgtgCTTGAGCGGTTAAATTTAAATTATTAAAAGGTTGGGttgttaaatgccttgctcaacggcacATCAACAGTAATAGTtgaaagaggggaaaatggTACTCATtcccccttacacacacacacacacacacacacacactcacactcacaaactCACCACCATTCATAGCCTCACCTTTTGCTAGGATGTAGTTCTTAATCCTTTGAAGCCTGCCTGACAGAGTGATGGCCTCGTCAAGTTTTTTCTTCAGCTCACATCTGGAGGCTAACCGGCCCTCCGACAGGCTGGGCACTAGGACCGCCACGGCCAAAACCACCAGCAGCCCCACCTTCATTCTGCCTGCAACTTCTGTGGAGAAAGCAGAAAAATATAAGCCATCACTGTCTataggggagaggggggtaaGTTGAGCCAGTGGGTAAAATGAGCCACGCCATGTATCTAGACAACCATACATAAAATGAATCATGTGATCACAAATTTAGGAAGAATAATTCATTTCCCAAAactgtgatggaggagagaacatggagaaccaggtcaaaaaaatatttttgtgatATCAGGTGATTTCATCATGGTAAAGTTGTCAGTTGTAGATTATGTTTGAGGCTTTATTTCGTATTAATTTAAGGCTTTATAAGATACAATATGAGGCCATGAACTTAGTATTACTGTGGGCCTGAGTTGCTGTGTGAAGCAGTTTTACCAAAATAGTGGTTGTGGGGTAAAATGTACATTTAGCCCTGGGGCAAGTTGTGCCAAAagaccaatttttttttaatgggccGTAGCCTACTTCTAAAACTGTATTCGCTAAAGAAGAACAACCTTAAGTATACAGAGCAGTTATTGTTCAAAATAAATTCACCTTTATTTTGCTGTAGCAGCACAAAAGGTAACACGTCTCATTTTACCCCGTTCTTCCCTACAAGACTTCAGAGATAATCAAATAATGAAAAGGCAAAACAACATAAATAGAATATAGGCAAAGGATGCAAATCAGATTAAAGGTACACTTCACGGCTTTTTCATGATGGCCTCCATGATGGCCTTTCAATTatattcaacattcaacatGTTTATTCCAGTCATTAATCAAAATAATATATTGTAAACACAACATAATTTAGGCCTAATGGATTTGTTTGAAAAGCAGAGACAAATTGCTGGCTCTGATACTGATTATTATTTGCCAGTATCACTATTCTCAGATTATCACCAAACATAGTGGTGTGTATACGGAAGAGAAGAATTGAAGTAATCTAAAATATTACTGCCACTActcataatataataataataataatcatttaataataatcattttcaTCAACAAAACGCTATGCTGTGATACAGAAGAGCActtcaataaacaaacaaacgtGTTTTCACTGACACTAAAACAAAAGATGTTTCTTACTTCTTCCAGACGTGATTCCTGAGTACGTTGCCTGATGAGAGTTTCCTGCTTTGTGTCAGTGGAAGAACACGTCAGGAGGCTTATATGCTGTATAAACTCAACCCATGGACCAACCtgttttttgttatgtttttttttttttatatttccttCAAGGAAGACGGGAATTGTTAAACGCATGAGAGAACAATGTCAAATATGTGCAGAGAGACAATAGTTTTTTCTCTTCTCAGATCATTGTGAAACAAGGGATAATTCTTTAAGATCCCACACTTAAATAAAAAGCCTGCCACCTAACATGACATTTGCAGACTTTCAAATGTAATGATACAGCTCCAGATTAGGACTGTGTGACAGCTAAAGATGATGTTTACCTAGACGGTGCATTTCACAGTTTTTGTTAACACTTGAGTAAATGCAAGCCCCGGACTTGGAGAATCTCATATGTATGTTGTGTATATTTTGAatctttatccagggaaggtttatATCTGAGCATGCATAAATTTAACTTTCTCAGCAACAACCTGCTTACACATATTCAGcggcccagtacaaccacagcacAACACTGGACCACTGGCTGGTTATGACCAGTGGTGGGAAGAGTAGCCTACTATGTCCTTCTCTAGTAGAAGTACTgctactttgctgatatttttatTAGGTAGAAGTAAAagcactggtgtaaaaatctatttcagtaaaagtaaaaagtgtgtcatttaaaatgtcctcagagtaaaagttactgagttactttttaaaaaagagaacgttgttagatgtgatctttcccatgcagtTCTAAGAGttaaaactacatttatttaattggaaaatttggaaaacacaaaataaaatgcacaaacaaagtaaagccagattactggcccaatcccaatgtccgcACTCACGGCCTCACAGACTTTGAGGACATTCCTGATAAATCAGAGAGGGCTCAAGGCTGTCCCACTGTAAAATTGGCAACTGTGTGAGGCTCTCTGGCGGACTTTATGAGCACTTTATGCAGAGTTTCAGCAAGTCCGCAATTCTGCAGACTTTGCTTGagggaattacccacagttcatagcATTTGTGATGTTAATATTGTTAATATTGACAAATGTAGGAAATATCAGCAACccaatacaaaaaaacataattcaggaaaaataatcacaaaaaaaactacattgtgttcttttgctttcttatgtgcttatttgtgctcattaagctttattaaaagtaccTCTTGCTTTCAAGGTGCCTCCtactgttctttctttttttttatgtattgtagTATGGAAGTAATGCAGGCTAACCTCTAGTAGAATGAAGACTATTGTCTGTATCCATTAGCACAGGATATAAACTTTGCAGTGTTGCAAAACATATACCTAGgcctatttaacattattcatcaaTAAAAAATTCATTTTAgcttaataatgctgtttagacaaaaAAACGCAAACAAAGACTAAAATTACAAACTGATAACATTAACGGGGATAGTAATGTCTGTCGTCAAGGCAACACATGATGCCACAAAGTGCTGGCCCATTCTTCATATACCATTTCGAACCCTCATGACTTCTCACACTCAGGCACTACAGCTGTGCACAGGTGATGTCATCTAAGTCTGTGAGGGCTCAGTGCTTAGTCCACAGGCTGGAACTGGGccgctcttctcttctgtgcTGACTGATCGTTCATTATGAATGGCTCCACAACTCAGTAAAAAcatactgaagtaaaattactaactttaaaatatattcaaaaaaaTACACCTTAAAGCTActtaattacagtaatgtgattaaatgtaattagctacttccacccttgcttaTAACTACCTTGCACGAGACCTAGATTTGTGATGAGTAACTGAGTCTGCTTCATGTCATATAAACACCACTGGAGGTCATTTTAGaatcagttcctcctctctggttgacggtgtgtgagtgagggaagTCAGCTGCTGTACTGGTTGGTTTGGAATGAAGAAACTGCAGAGTGCTGGGTCACGATGGCACGTGGCATAGTGACGGGAATTACGGCTCTTTGAAGGGAACCGGATCTTGTGGCTCCGTTCGTTTCCgttctttttttgtgtgcgtgcgtgtgtgtgtgtgtgtgtgactttacGAGTGGCAGGTTtacagtgcttttttttttttttttttcacctttatttattcaggggagtttcactgagagcaatgctctctttttcaggaacgccctgatcacattcacacacacattcatacctggaagctgaccagtacaaccacagtctgatctgctgccactgagcagctccactggagcggctggggttaagggccttgctcaagggcacctcagtggtggtaatgagggaggggcaagcactgcttttcactttccccacccagatttatcctgccagtccgggggattgaaccgacgaccttccggtcacaagctcgcttctctaacctttaggccaccactgctaAATCTAATAATGCACATACTAGTCGCCCAATGTCTGGCACAGAGGACTGTAACATCTGCATATTGGCAAATGACAtgaatacccccccccccccccccccccccccccccctacacacacacacacacaggctatctcttaaggccctgacacaccaaaccgacttcaaagaaccagcgacgacgaaggccgactgttgcgtcgcctcacgtcgcctgcgtctggtccaaaaagttgcacttgaacacaccgcaaagactacacccgacggccaactagcacgtacgttctgcgcctgcgtgaggggaaataactctccataccttatgtctgataagaagttgcaaatggcactggcgttgtcagcccttgatcttttggttgtggaagaagaaaggaagaggcggaggcgaaaaataaggagaaaccgcactaaatgggtgaaatcatgaataacgttattccagcgacaggctcaaggggctttcccgaacctgtgtcgagagctggagataaatgaaacctccgattttaaaaatttcgctcggctctttcctgttcagttccacatgttgaaggaatttatcagtccaatcatccagaggcaaaacacgaactaccaatcagagtgatctctctcaccgacggctccgacgc from the Centroberyx gerrardi isolate f3 chromosome 3, fCenGer3.hap1.cur.20231027, whole genome shotgun sequence genome contains:
- the LOC139919316 gene encoding uncharacterized protein LOC139919316, with product MKVGLLVVLAVAVLVPSLSEGRLASRCELKKKLDEAITLSGRLQRIKNYILAKVICEVEWRSHRNTGLVRVFGKRRPLKTTTAEPTTAEPTTMEPTTAEPTTVEPTTAEPTTVEPTTTEPTTAEPTTMEPTTAEPTTTEPTTAEPTTAEPTTTEPTTAEPTTMEPTTAEPTTTEPTAEPTTAEPTTTEPTTAEPTTTEPTTAEPTTAEPTTTEPTTAEPTTTEPTTAEPTPTEPTTAEPTMAEPTMAEPTTAEPTTAEPSPGVTTRPTTRPTGLPRTGNSTPRRQKRAANDDEEDQSEMEEDLEVMIDEEHVKEMEEKEDENETWEEEEDTTAEKEENDGEMEEEVQEEPEEGSSRRKRLAWWYRGRRPFSLGFYGLFQLNDNHFCDSGYRWSRNVCHKECSAFADDDITDDIACFVKSHAWVRFLQSQRCFPRRNFFSQCD